CTCGAGGCGTACTGGGCGGGGCGCGACTACCGGGACCTGATGCCGCTCGTCGAGACGCTGTACGCCGACGTGGTCCGGACCCTGACCGGCGACGCGGTGCTGACGTGGCAGGGGCGGACGCTGGACTTCACGCCCCCCTGGCCGCGGGTGGACTACCTCGACGAACTCCGCGCGCGGAGCGGGATGGACGTCGATCCCCTCGACGAGGCGGCGTTGCGGGCGTGGGTCCGCGAGCACGCGCCGGCGGACCTCACCCGCACGCCCGACGGTCCGCTCTGGGAGGGCCCCGTCAACCACGTCTACGACAAGCTGTACGACCACTACGTCGAGCCGCACCTGGTGGGGCCGGCGTTCGTGATGGATCACCCGCTCGCCATCAGTCCGCTCGCGAAGGCGCACCGCGACCGGCCCGGCGTCGTGGAGCGCTTCGAACCGGTCGCGGTCGGGATGGAGCTCGGCAACGCCTTCAGCGAACTGAACGACCCCGTCGAGCAGCGGCGCCGCTTCGAGGCGCAGATGGCGCTCCGCGCCGGGGGGGACGAGGAGGCGATGCAGCTCGACGAGGCGTTCCTCGCCGCGCTCGAGTACGGCATGCCGCCCACGGCGGGGTTGGGGTTGGGCATCGACCGGTTCGCGATGCTGCTGGCCGACGTGCCCAGCATCCGCGACGTCATCCTGTTTCCGTTGTTGAAGCCCGAGGACGGCTGAGCGGAGCCCCGGCGCGCGCGCCCTACTCGCGCGCTCCCGTGGGGGGGTCTCCGGCGGCTGCGGGCGCGTCGAGGTAGGGCTGCGCCTGCATCCAGATCAGGCGGTACATCGCGCGTTGCAGTTCGAGACGGTCGTCGTCGCCGAGCTCGCGGTCGCGATCGATCTCGTGGAGCAGGTCGCCGAGGTCGTCGAGACTCCACCCCTCGCACCGCGCGACGAGCACTCGATATTCGTCTGCGCTGGCCACCGGCGGCTCCTTCCGAGCGTCGCGTGGCGGGCCGAGGGCCCGCGGTTCGGAGGGAGCATACGCGGCCCTCGCCCCCATCCGAACGGATGAACGTCCCGCGGACCATGACCCCCGCCACGGTCCACCGTCGGCACGGAGGCGGCCCACCCGACGTGGGTGGGCCGCCGAAGCGTCGCGGGGCGCGAGGGGAGGGAGGCTCGCGCCGCGAGGGAGGGGGTCAGGTGGGAACGGGCGTGAGCGCCTCCTCGTCGGTCTCGCCGGTGCGGATGCGGACGACCTGGGCGAGCGGTTGGACGAAGATCTTGCCGTCGCCGACCTCGCCGGTGCGGGCCGCGCCGACGATGGCGTCGATGGCGGGCTGCAGGAACGGTTCCGAGACGGCGATCTCGAGCTTGACCTTCTCGTGGAACTCGACGACGTAGGGGCTGCCGCGGTAGGTCTCCGTCGCGCCGGCCTGGCCGCCGTGCCCACTGACGCGGGAGATGGTGATGCCGCGGACGCCGGCGGCGAAGAGGCGTTCCTTGACGGCCTGCAGGCGGTTGGGTCGAATCAGTGCGGTGATCAGGTTCATGGGGCCTCCTCAGTCGCCCGCGCCGACGACCACGGGGTCGCGCAGGGCGTCGTCGGTCGTGTAGCCGGGAATGCCGTGTTCGGTGACGTCGAGCCCGGCGATCTCCTCGGCGGGGGAGACGCGCAGGCCGACGGTGAACTTCAGGATCATGAAGATGACGTAGCCCGCGAGGAACGCCGCGCCGGCGTACGCGAACGTCCCGAGCAGCTGCACGCCGAGGTTGGCGCCGCCGAACACCCCCACGGCGGCGGTGCCCCAGAGGCCGGCGACGCCGTGCACGCTGATGGCGCCCACGGGGTCGTCCACCCGGAGGCGGTCGAGGGCGAGGACGCTGAGGACGACGACGACGCCGCCGATCGCGCCGGCGAGGACGGCCGCGAGGCCCGCGACGACGTCGGGGCCGGCGGTGATCGACACGAGACCGCCGAGGACGCCGTTCAGGGTCATCGAGATGTCGGGCTTCTTGAACAGGGCCCAACTGAGCAGCAGGGCGGCGACGCCGCCGGCGGCGGCCGCCAGGTTGGTGTTGACGAAGATGTTCGCGACCGCTTCGGCGTCGGCCGCGCTCGAGAACACGAGCTGCGACCCGCCGTTGAAGCCGAACCAGCCGATCCACAACAGGAACACGCCGAGGCCGGCGTAGGCGAGGTTGTG
The window above is part of the Trueperaceae bacterium genome. Proteins encoded here:
- a CDS encoding P-II family nitrogen regulator — translated: MNLITALIRPNRLQAVKERLFAAGVRGITISRVSGHGGQAGATETYRGSPYVVEFHEKVKLEIAVSEPFLQPAIDAIVGAARTGEVGDGKIFVQPLAQVVRIRTGETDEEALTPVPT
- a CDS encoding ammonium transporter, which gives rise to MKRLHRSVSALTVLTLLGVAAAQGDTLADVAYAVDTLFMLLAALLVAFMQPGFALLEAGLHSSKNIINIFMKNVADFAVAGLAYWAVGFGLMYGAGWFLAGYTNDTVAVSADFFFQMVFAATAATIVSGAVGGRMKFGAYLIFSVLMTGLVYPFLGAWQWGGGWLSQMGFYDFAGSSVVHAVGGFAALGAVLAIGPRIGRYVDGKPVAKPGHNLAYAGLGVFLLWIGWFGFNGGSQLVFSSAADAEAVANIFVNTNLAAAAGGVAALLLSWALFKKPDISMTLNGVLGGLVSITAGPDVVAGLAAVLAGAIGGVVVVLSVLALDRLRVDDPVGAISVHGVAGLWGTAAVGVFGGANLGVQLLGTFAYAGAAFLAGYVIFMILKFTVGLRVSPAEEIAGLDVTEHGIPGYTTDDALRDPVVVGAGD